In Acomys russatus chromosome 13, mAcoRus1.1, whole genome shotgun sequence, the genomic stretch CTTTACTCTTtcaaattgagagagagagagggagagagagagagagagagagagagagagagagagagagagagagagagagagagaaatgaaagatgtGGTCCCTGCCTAAAACATTTGACTTGTCATATTCTGAGAATTTCCAATCCCACTGGCATTTTCAATAGACTCatttgtgtcttgtgtgtgtgtgtgtgtgtgtgtgtgtgtgtgtgtgtgtgtgtgtgtgtgtactgtttgTAGCACATGTGTCCAGATCAgatgacaacttgcaggagtcaattttctccttccaacaTGTAGGTCCTAACTCTGGTTTTCAAGCTATACTGGCTGAGCCCCTTCTCAGCCTTCACTGTACCTCATTTTATTTTGCCTATTTTGTCTCTATCCCCTCAAACCTTTCATCACAATGTTCACCCAGAAGGGTGGGGCAGCTATCCTAAGAGTCTGACTGGAAACCAGTGCCCTATGACagctgaagagacaccatgctaTCCAACACTGACTACAAACCCCAGGCAACTTCTCTAGACTGTTGACAACATgtaacagacacagaggaagacacaCCGCTTTCCAAGAAGACTTGTCAGGAGGctaagttcttaaaaaaaaaccttcccaatTGGTAGAGCTGGTTGGCTGAACACCACACTGTCAGGTGACTATCATTGTCTTCTTTGGTTTTGAGCATTCACTGTGACATCACCAGAAGTTCCGTGCTTTTCTGTGACGTCATCAAGAGACGCAGAGCTTGACTGACTGTCCCATCTTCATGCTCTGATATACCGAATGCTTAACACCTTGAATGGGCAAGGTGTCCCATGGACCACTTTCTCACCCTGTAAACGCCCTTCATTTCAGAAGCTTTGCTTCGGCCGCAACTAGACATGGCACTCAGCGTCTTGagtaggaaagagaaggaaaaagtcatCCGCAGACTCTTAATCCAGGCTCCCCCTGGGGAATTTGTGAATGCCTTTGATGATCTCTGTCTGCTTATCCGTGATGAGAAACTCATGCACCAGCAGGGTGAGTGTGCAGGTCATCAGCACTGCCAAAAATACTGCGTGCCACTCTGCATCGATGGCAATCCGGTCCTCCTGTCTCACCACAATGTGATGGGTGACTTCCGGTTCTTTGACTACCAGAGCAAACTGTCTTTTAGGTTTGACCTGCTCCAGAATCAGCTGAGAGATATCCAAACCCACGGAATCATTCGGAACGAGACCGAGTACCTGAGGTCTGTGGTTCTGTGTGCCTTAAAGCTCTATGTGAATGATCACTACCCAAATGGAAATTGCAACGTGCTGAGAAAAACAGTCAAGAGTAGAGAATTCTTAATAGCATGCATTGAAGACCACAGCTATGACAATGGAGATTGCTGGAACGGCCTTTGGAAGTCGAAGTGGATCTTCCAGGTAAACCCGTTTCTAACCCAAGTAACAGGAAGGATTTTTGTGCAAGCTCACTTCTTCAGGTGTGTCAACCTTCATGTTGAAATCTCCAAGGACCTGAAGGAAAGCTTGGAGGTAGTCAACCAAGCCCAGTTGGCTCTCAGTTTTGCAAGGCTTGTGGAAGAACAAGAGAACAAATTTCAAGCTGCTGTCGTAGAAGAATTGCAGGAGTTGTCTAATGAAGCCCTGAGGAAAATATTACGGAGGGACCTTCCAGTGACACGCACTTTGATTGACTGGCAGAGGATCCTCTCTGACCTGAACCTGGTGATGTACCCCAAGTTAGGATATGTCATTTACTCCAGAAGTGTGCTGTGCAACTGGATAATATAAAGGGATGCTCCTGGCTTTTGTCTCAAGCTAAGCATTTGTATTCTAGGGAGTAAGTGCTTGCATATAGTTGAGGAGTTCTTGGACTAGTCATTAGCTTGTCATTCATCCCATGcaagtttggagagaggaaagactaGGAAATCGTGTTATACAGTCAGTACTCACCAACATGGCAGAAAAGGGTAAATACATTTCCCAATGTTAATTCACAAATTCAGAGTTTCTTATTAGAGCCTAAAATAACTTGTTAGTGGGGAAGTGGGCAGATtaagactcgtgtgtgtgtgtgtgtgtgtgtgtgtgtgtgtgtgtgtgtgtgtgttcctttgtgtGAGgatgtctatgtctgtctctctgtgtgtgcacgcgcacctGTGTGCCTATGTATCTACACATGTGTGAACTCAGGCTCCCTTTGGAACTGACTAGGTATGCTCATAACTTTGCAAATGCTACTTCACGTTATTCCATTCCATTTGAAACCACCTAGAAATGAGTGGACAATAATAAATGACATTGGGTTCAGATATCCTATGAAACCAGCTAATACCAAAGCTCTCGGTCGTGGGGCCTGAAAGGCTGTTGCTCatgagttaagagcactggctgttcttctataGGAGGTAGGGTCAGTTttcagctcccacatggtggctcacaagtgcctgtaactccaatcccatgGCCTCCTGGGGTACTGCATACACAGTACACAACACTGCATACACATACAACCAAAGCACTCAGACACAACATAAAAATCAAGAGGGTTAGTAAAgtgactctccctctctcctaagCCATCCCCACCATCCGCCTAAGGAGGATGTGGAATTCCTGGACTACTAGAACAACGGGGCCTAGAAACCTTGTATACTTGAGCCATAGTGAAGCCATTGCCATAATAAATCTGTCTAATGCTCACTGCATGGCAAATTTTACACTAAATGATTTACATACAATATTTCACCATCTGTCTGGCTCTAGTATTATCCtgatattacattaaaaatgtaaaaggttTCAGGTTGCTCAAGTCATCAAGACATATAACAGCTTAGTTGGATCAGGTTGGTAGAGTAAAATACTGTGACGTGTGGACCCATGTGAGATGTGAGGTACCTGCTGTTAGGCTTGAAAggtctctgccaccatgcctaaacctgagttccattcccaggacacacatagTGGAAAGAATTGACAAtcacaagttttcctctgaccgcTACAGGAGCCCTCATTCACAACTTAATGcacacaaaaggaaataaaatacaaaaacaaatttatcaTCAAATGAGCAGCTGATGCTAGGAAAATTAGTGCTTACCAGTGAGGCTGGAAAATCCAAGATCGAGTTGCAAGCTGAGTCAATGCCTGCTTCCTCATGAGTGGTATGTGTCATGGGTGGTGCTCCTTATGGATGGGTGGTACTCCTCATGGGTGGGTGATGCTCCTCATGGGTGGGAGGTGCTCCTCGTGCATGCGTGATGCTCCTCTTGTTTGGTTGGTGCTGCTCATAAGTGGGTGTTGCTCCTCACGAGTGGGTGCTGCTCCTCATGGGTGGGTGGTGCTCCTTTTTGTGTACCACACCTTGGAAGGAGCAAGGTAGCTCTTGAGAGTCTGTTTTATAAGGATACTAATCCTACTCATAAAAAGCTTCACATTCATAACCTCCTAGAGGCCTCTGAGACCACCACCCTAGGGAGAGCATGTCAGACTAGCATGCACAATGATTGGTAAGAGTGAGTAGAGCCATACTCTGTGGAATGAGCTATCTGGGGAGGGCTGTTCAACCATGTGATGATGTGAACATGAAACACTCCTCACCCATGGCCAAGGCGCAGTTTTGAATACTTAATCTCTAGTTGGTGCCACTAC encodes the following:
- the Capza3 gene encoding F-actin-capping protein subunit alpha-3, whose translation is MALSVLSRKEKEKVIRRLLIQAPPGEFVNAFDDLCLLIRDEKLMHQQGECAGHQHCQKYCVPLCIDGNPVLLSHHNVMGDFRFFDYQSKLSFRFDLLQNQLRDIQTHGIIRNETEYLRSVVLCALKLYVNDHYPNGNCNVLRKTVKSREFLIACIEDHSYDNGDCWNGLWKSKWIFQVNPFLTQVTGRIFVQAHFFRCVNLHVEISKDLKESLEVVNQAQLALSFARLVEEQENKFQAAVVEELQELSNEALRKILRRDLPVTRTLIDWQRILSDLNLVMYPKLGYVIYSRSVLCNWII